A single genomic interval of Lathyrus oleraceus cultivar Zhongwan6 chromosome 7, CAAS_Psat_ZW6_1.0, whole genome shotgun sequence harbors:
- the LOC127105244 gene encoding sugar transport protein 14: MAGGALTDGGPGKRAHLYEHKFTLYFAFTCIVGALGGSLFGYDLGVSGGVTSMDDFLKEFFPDVYRKKQAHLNETDYCKYDNQVLTLFTSSLYFSALVMTFFASYLTRNKGRKATIIVGALSFLIGAILNAAAQNIPMLIIGRVFLGGGIGFGNQAVPLYLSEMAPASNRGAVNQLFQFTTCAGILIANLVNYFTDKIHPHGWRISLGLAGIPAVLMLLGGIFCAETPNSLVEQGRLDEARKVLEKVRGTKNVDAEFEDLKDASELAQAVKSPFKILLKRKYRPQLIIGALGIPAFQQLTGNNSILFYAPVIFQSLGFGANASLFSSFITNGALLVATVISMFLVDKFGRRKFFLEAGFEMICCMIITAVVLALEFGHGKELSKGISTLLVIVIFLFVLAYGRSWGPLGWLVPSELFPLEIRSAAQSIVVCVNMIFTALVAQLFLLSLCHLKYGIFLLFGGLIVIMSLFVYFLLPETKQVPIEEIYLLFENHWFWKKIVRDEKDQEQAYYQ; the protein is encoded by the exons ATGGCGGGTGGAGCATTGACAGATGGAGGACCTGGCAAAAGAGCTCATCTGTATGAACACAAATTTACTCTTTATTTTGCGTTTACTTGTATTGTTGGTGCTCTCGGTGGTTCTCTTTTCGGTTATGATCTCGGTGTTTCAG GTGGTGTGACTTCAATGGACGATTTCTTGAAGGAATTCTTTCCGGATGTGTATAGGAAGAAGCAGGCTCATTTGAATGAGACTGACTATTGTAAATATGACAATCAAGTGCTGACGCTTTTTACGTCGTCTCTTTATTTCTCGGCacttgttatgactttttttgCTTCCTATTTGACAAGAAATAAAGGGAGAAAGGCCACTATCATTGTAGGAGCTCTTAGCTTTCTTATTGGAGCAATACTCAATGCAGCTGCTCAGAACATTCCAATGCTAATCATTGGTAGAGTCTTTCTTGGCGGCGGCATTGGCTTTGGAAATCAA GCTGTTCCTTTGTATTTATCTGAAATGGCACCAGCTAGCAACCGAGGAGCAGTTAACCAACTGTTTCAGTTTACAACCTGTGCCGGAATCTTAATTGCAAACTTAGTGAACTATTTCACTGACAAAATCCATCCTCATGGTTGGAGAATATCACTTGGTTTGGCAGGTATTCCAGCAGTTCTGATGCTTCTGGGAGGTATTTTCTGCGCTGAGACGCCTAATAGTCTTGTCGAACAAGGAAGGTTGGACGAAGCAAGAAAAGTGTTGGAGAAAGTTAGAGGTACAAAAAATGTTGATGCTGAATTTGAAGATCTAAAAGATGCAAGTGAATTAGcacaagcagtaaaaagtccaTTTAAGATACTTCTAAAGAGGAAGTACAGACCCCAACTAATAATTGGAGCATTAGGGATTCCCGCATTCCAACAGTTAACAGGAAATAATTCCATCCTCTTCTATGCACCTGTCATCTTCCAGAGTTTAGGATTCGGAGCTAACGCATCTCTTTTCTCGTCTTTTATTACCAACGGAGCTCTCCTTGTTGCTACTGTCATCTCAATGTTTTTAGTTGACAAGTTTGGTAGAAGAAAATTCTTCCTAGAAGCTGGTTTTGAAATGATATGCTGCATG ATTATTACTGCTGTGGTTTTGGCACTGGAGTTTGGACATGGCAAAGAACTTTCAAAAGGAATAAGTACACTTCTTGTTattgtgattttcttgtttgTGTTGGCATATGGAAGATCTTGGGGTCCCCTAGGATGGTTGGTTCCAAGTGAGCTCTTCCCATTAGAGATAAGATCAGCTGCACAGAGTATTGTGGTTTGTGTCAACATGATCTTCACTGCTCTTGTTGCACAACTTTTTCTTCTCTCACTTTGTCACCTCAAATATGGAATCTTCTTGCTATTTGGTGGCTTAATTGTTATCATGAGTTTATTTGTTTACTTCCTTTTGCCCGAAACCAAGCAAGTTCCTATTGAGGAGATTTATCTACTTTTCGAAAACCATTGGTTTTGGAAGAAAATTGTAAGAGATGAAAAGGACCAAGAACAAGCATATTATCAATAG